The Daphnia carinata strain CSIRO-1 chromosome 1, CSIRO_AGI_Dcar_HiC_V3, whole genome shotgun sequence sequence TCCAGTTTTAATATCAAGTTCTATTTCAGGTAACTAGACTTCCTTGGTTATCATTTGGATGCAAGAGGAAAATTTAGCAATGCAAGAATGGCTGAACGAAAATTTAGTCGTGGCCTCAGAAAACCAGGCATGGCAGCTCAGCTTAGAGAGTCAGTTTCTCAGGTTGTCAGAGAGACAGCCGTACAGGTAACCcagcaaatttttttaatgtgtcCATAATTAATATATCTCTCTTCAGAGCAAGCCCCAAAGGGCTGAACCTATAGACTATGAAGCCGTCCTGGCCAAAAATCGGATAATATTTAACAATGATCCCCACAGAGAGCTTCTTTTATATCCACCAGAGGATGTCTCGGTAAGTGTTTCAGTTAATCAATTAGATAATAGAGACAACTAAGCCCTTAATGTTTTGTGTAGCAAAGTAAAATGGCAAGAGAATGCCGCACAACTAAGTCGACAGTACCAGAAGAAATTCTTCTAAATGAAGGCAGCTATTTCACACAGAAATGTGCCCAGTTCTACATATGTGATTGGTCCATTGTTTCGTACAAGTACTGGGCCTACAGTGGTAGCTGCCTTGATTTGCCAAGGTATTTGAGGCCATCATCAATTTTGACTTCCGCTGatacattattttttgttctttaggGTTGAAAAGCTCAGCCTACTTAGTGATCCCAAGCATGAAATAGATATCGAAGGAGATGCAGATGACGAGATCTTTTCCCCTGATTCTATACCCACTGTAGAGGGATATCTGCTTAAGGGACCTGAAGGAGCGTCGGAGAAAATGTTTGCCAACATTGCGACGAAATCATTTAAACGCCGCTTTTGTATACTTCGCCAAGATATTGCTGGGTCATATTTTTTTGACATTTGCAAGGAAGATAAAAAACGAGATGCTGCGCTCTCCATATGCCTTGATGAATGTGAAGATATTGTGGCGTAAGTTATAACTCAGGCCAGTGTGATGTCCACTGGGTGGTTGCGTATTGTTTTATAAAAGTAAGTTTTGGGCTTTTTGATAggaataaaaggaaaaacaagtttgGATTCCAACTACGTCTGAACAATCAACGATCTTACGTGTTTGCCGCCAATTCCGAAGTTGAATTAAATAATTGGCTGGAAAAACTTTcaatggcggttcaaaccaGCAAGCAATTTGGGGAGGACAGAAGAAGTTTGCCGGATCCCGGTAAGATGTcattaaaactaattttacttCGGTTAATACTAATTTAACTCTACGGCAAAACGGCTAGATCTTGCTTTGCAACCGTCTAAAGACCCACCTTCTTATGGCACTTTACGATCATTGGAGGCCTCCTTGAACCCACAGTTAACAAAGTACGCACGTGAAACTGAAATGTCTATCAGCTTAGCAAGAAGAGAACATCGCAACCTTCTTTTTAATCTAAGTCCAATTCAACCGGTGAGCATTTATCTTGACAATAACTTTCCTTGTTctaattttaatgtttttgatatAATTGGATTACTTTCAGTACCTTAGATCTAATGATAGTTTAATGCAAGCTGGTTCCAAAGTAAAACCTTTTGAAGACAATTTTGGCAATCGTTTCTTTGCACGACTTGAGTCCATTAACTTCCGTTTGCAAGCTCCAATCGATGGCGACAAAGGACCGCTTGGCCAAGTAAGCTGTTTTTgatttgcataatttttcgtatatatattttttgtttaaatttatttatgtttgatttcattttattttatttattgttttactttatttataatttttatttacttatttatttatttattttaccaTTATGTTTTCGTGTAATATATTTATGTATTGTGGAATATTTCTGGGTGGCTGTAGGTTGAACCGTATTTTATAACTTTGGCACTATACGACTTGAAgctgaataagaaaatttcAGAAGATTTTCATTCTGACATCAACCACCCGCTTATAAAAGCATCAATACAGTCAATGCAATCTAATTCCGACGAACCAGATACAGTTTTTGACATTCCAAGCGATTGGCTTGCTTTTCCAAAGCAAGTACGTATGTAGTtctcttaaatttttttattaattgcaaCGATGTTTCTTTACCGATTTCTTATGTGTAGGCTATTTTTAGTGTAAGACATTGTCACAACGAAGTGTTCCTAGTTGTCAGGATAGAGACAATCCTACAAGGATCAGTCGTCTCCTCTGCCGAACCTTATGTAAGACCAAATCCAGATCTGAAAACCGGATTAAAAGTACAAAAGTCGGCTCGTTCCTACTGCAGTAGGTAAGGACACGACTCGCGCcacgtttctcttttctctgttTGGTATATTATTTTACATTCAGTTTTCTTCTCCAGGTTAGGCAGATATAGGATGCCATTTGCTTGGGCTGCTCGGCCCTTATTCCGTTCATCGGGAGAACTTGATACGATAGGCGATATACCAACAATATATCGTCAAGAACCCCACCGTAATTCTGATGAAGACTTACTGAAAACATTGAATGATTTTAGGAggtaaataaattattaaaatcaCCCTGCGAAATGCTTCTTAATTTGGTTTTATGTACGTTTAGACCTGAAAAATTGAGCCGTCTGACAGTAATTCCGGGGAAAATCCGAATCACAGTTGATCATCTTAAAGAAAATATACCAAGTAAGAATAACCTTACTCTCCTACGGATGTTCCATAGAATTACCTTCAACCCAATGCAGATATGTTAAATACATCGCTGGTGCCCATCAAGCCATTTCCACTGCCTCCTGTTCAGGAGCCTACAATCGAAATAGCAGAATTTCCATCTCTTCGTGTGGAAGACGCTTACCCTTATATGAACTACGTAAATCACTTGTACGTTTACCCTCGGAATCTCAAGTATGATACACAAAAAACCTTTCATCGTGCTCGTAATATTGCCTGCGTGGTTGAATTACGAGATTCCGATGCTAAAGATGCACAACCATTAAAGGTAGTTTAAAGCATTCTATTAAAAATTCCTGTTTGATTTAGTGCCTAATAATTATTGATGGAAACGATGCAAATTTTAGAACATATATGGTCAAGTGGGACAGTTGCAGATGGTCTCTCAATGGGTTTGTTCGGTCTCTCACCACATCACTTCGCCTTGCTGGAtggatgaaatcaaaattaaccTGCCAACTCCGCTGAATAACAAACATCATCTGCTTTTTACATTTCTTCACGTTTCCTGCGATTTGAGCAAGCAAAGGAAAGATCGTGAAAATAAAGAACTTCTAGGTCCAGAGGTAGTGGTGGGCTATAGTTGGTTACCACTCATGCATAAAGGACGATTGCGAGTAGAACAACAATGCCTTTCTGTGGCAGCTCACCTCCCACCTGGTTATTTGTCGTTCGAGCCCCTGGGACTAGGCAGAGGAGTAAGAAACATTTAACACacactttaatttttttattatatgaTAATTTCTTATTGTATCGTTCACATATAGTATGCGGGACCCGATATTAGATGGGTTGACGGCCAAAAACCGATCTTTCAGGTTCATCTAGAACTCGTGTCGACTGTCACTGCCCGTGATCAACACCTgcacaatttctttcttcacatGGCGAAATTGAATGACACACGTTCAATTGCATCCCTTTTTCCTACAGCTGCAGAGCTAGATGCCCATAAGCCGCTTGAGGTAATGTTACGCAGAAGCAACATTTCTGAACGAATTTAGGAGTTGGCATCCTAAGTAATCTTAGAAACGCCTGCGAACACCTGAAGGTTTGCAGGACGGCCCTTTGAGCCAATTATCGATaccaaaaaaatgtgatttggTTGGCCAAAAAAAGGCTGTGCTATGAATGCCGATTCCCTTTTCGACTTTTTTTTACCAACCTGCACCTTGTTAAATTAACCAGAAACCTTACCATGATTTCGGGTTGGTTTGTGTTTGACCTTTCCTGTGACTTGCGGGCAGAATGCCATTTTTATCAGTCagttaaaatttaattaaattacGTAATTACAAGTTGAAATGGTAAgtgcaaaaatgttttcaaattttaagaCGATGTCTGATTAATTAATTAGGAGGCGCCCAAAAGTCCGGCAGTTCAGGATGGATCCCGCGAGTTGTCAAAACTGGTGAaggtatgcacacatttttaAACCCAACTACTCTCAATAGTTTGCAAGAAATTGCATGTTTTAACTACCAACAATTTTGCTACTAGCGATGTGCCTGAATTTTAGATTAATTATTGGTTTTATTTCACAAAAAAGATTGCTTGTGTTATGATAGTCTTTGCAATTTAACCTAGACTTATATTTGCGTCCCCTCCGTCACATATTTTACAACCATACTTCGATTTTAAACTACATTTTGTTACGCAGGCTTCGGACTTCGTGTCCAAGATCGTCAAGGTGGGAGAATTAATCTATAGTAATCCTTAATGCATGCACTACTCGCGTTCTAATGTAGCTTGTACATAGAAACAATTGgttatggctttttttctgttttttttttaatcaacaaTATGTGTTGAATTTTAGTATTGCATGCCATAAAATTATTGGATCTGTTTTCAGAAATTTAAAGGGAAGTAGTtagaaaattgcatttttctcattttctgtGTTATGTTGTCAGGCCCTACATGCTGTTGATGTAACAGAAGTAGTCCATCACCTCCCTGTGGTTTTAAACCAATTGATGTGGCTGATGGTCCGTATCAACAGCGAAGAGTTGTCGGTTAACGTTATAAAAGTACTCATCCATATCGTAAATCAACTTCACGAAGTCAACAAAGCGAGTATTTTGGATTCCTACTTAGAGTACGTATTTGTAACTCCGACTCAAAGCGATTCAGCAAACAAGGCCACGGTACATGAAGAAATGGTAAATTTGCTAGTCTGTTTCCCTAATCCAAATGAAGCCCATTTTattgtcgttttttttattctttgtttctAGGTTAAAACGTTATGCGTCCTTTTGCGACCTTCTAACACTGATTTCTTAGTCATGCACAAATTCCTTCGTCATGCAAATTTCTTTCTGAAACTTATTACCCGCAGCATGGCGCAGCATATTCTAGATAGTGGAAGGATAAAAGTAAGTTCCAATTGCTAACTTAATTCTCCAGTGAAACAACTGTCAAATGTATTAACTTTTTCGCGTGGTAACCACGATTAGATGCAGAGACAAGAGCGATTCCATATGGATTACATGCGCAATGTGGAGAGTCTCATCGAAACCATTTCACCGCACATTcaagttaaatataaagattTGCCGGACGAAACGCGTCATGCCAACTTAGCGATAGCTGAGTTCATTAAGGTAGACTAACATATAAACTTTTTCgtttatataaatatttaattgttcgTTTCCTTGTCGATAGAAATGCATGTCTTTGATGGATCGAGGTTTCGCCTTCCGACTAGTCAGCATATATCTTAACACCTTCCGGCCAGATGACCCACGAGCTTTATATGAGCTcaagtttcaatttttgcaATCGGTGTGCTTCCATGAACACTACATCCCATTGAATTTTCCCCGTGCATCCAATTGGGCAGCAATGCAAAAGAATATGAAGGAATTGGACGTTGAGTTCCGACTTTGTGACTCCTTCTGTCGAAGCCATTACTTAGCTGGACTGATTTTGCAAGAGGTCAGCTCTGCTCTGAACGAAGTGGCAGACATTCGCAGAATCGCGTTAAAATGTCTGAAGGATTTATTAGCGAAACACGAGCTGGATGATCGCTACCAGAATAAAGTAATttccattttacttttttcttaaGTGTAATGTTTTGCTTCATGTAAAATGTTGGGTTTCAATCATAGGGTCGTCAGAGTCGAATAGCATCGCTTTATCTACCTTGGATTTTCATAGTACTCGACAACTGGAacaggttaaaagttttgtcTTTGGAATCCACTGCTTTACCCAGTTCGGCGGCCTCAACAATCGGATTTTCTAGTGTAGCGAGTCCTTCCGTGAAAACAGGAAAGTCACTTTCGCTACCAAGGAATATCAGACCCCCTGTTCAGACACCAATGAGTTCGTGGAAACGGTATGAAACAATATTCAGTCACTTTAATTCCAGCCatcttgaattttattttttaatcttaGACATACGAGGACGGGAACTCCCCTGTCTCAGACGTCGTCACCTGTCCGTTCTGAATTCAATTCTAATCGCAATTCTTCATATTTAGCCATCATTGCTGGCCAAGGTAAAACATATTTTATTGAAATAATGTGCAGCAGCATTGTTGAATACCGTTTTTACGCAAGGAGTACCATGTTCCAGTAGTCGAGCAACACTGACTAATGGTGGCTCAGTAGGTAGCCTCGGTGAATCTGACAGTTCTTCGACAATGTCGATCGAAACTTCCGTTCGAGAGTCACcggagaacgaaaaaaatattacgcTAACAATCCCGCGTGAACCCACCGATCCAGATAAAGCTGATAAAGACAAAATTAAGACACATTCAAGGTACTTCGTCACCTGGTACCcgataaaacatttaaaaaattatttcttgcctTTTCAGAAGTACGAGTGTTGTAATATCCAATGCACCAGTTATCCGTTACGACAAGCTACAACCGGATGAAGTAAAGGAAGTGTTACTGTGCCTAATGTATGTCCTCAAACACGCCGATGAAGAAGCCTTAATTTCCTGGTGGCATAATGCCTCGCAACATGACCTTATTTGCTTTTTCCACATTCTGGAACTGAGTTTGCGGCAGTTTAAATATTTGGGAAGAAAACGGTTCGGACTAATTGGCGATGGAAGTTCCTCTAAATCCTCAACACTTCCACCTCGGGTTCCTCCACCAGTATTTGGTTCCAGACCATCCACGTGCTACGAACCAGACAGTGGTAATAGCATTTTTATCGCTAATTTTCTTTCTCGCGTTTTAAgtctgattttttaaaatcagcATCATGCTCAGATGGCGATAGTACATACCGGTCTTTATTGGAATCCAATCTAACAATCGAGGTTGGCCTTATAGTCCTTGATGCAGTAGGCCTTTTTTGCCTACACTTCAAGGAGGCACTGCTGAGTGAGGATGGAGATAATCCCCTAATGAGAAAAGTTTTAGACATCTATCTGTCGTTCCTCCAGATCGGCCAATCAGAGAGTCTTGCGAAGCATGTTTTCGCAGCACTACGAGCGTTCATCAACAGCTTTCCTCTTGCACTTTATCAAGGTATTCCTTTTAGGTTAAACCGATGTCTTCTACTAAATTAGCGTCTTATTGTTACAACAGGTAACGCTTGGCTTTGCGGTCGCCTGTGCTGTGAGCTATTACGATGCTGCGCTAGTAAACTGTTGATGGTGCGACAAGAGGCCTGTGCTGTCCTTTATTTGCTAATGCGTAGCAACTTCGAATTCAGTGGACAAAAAGCCTTGACACGGGTTCACCTGCAGGTGATCATTTCCGTTTCTCAGTTGCTTGGAGAAATTGGTGGCCTAAATAGCAGTCGCTTTGGAGAGAGTC is a genomic window containing:
- the LOC130691827 gene encoding dedicator of cytokinesis protein 9-like isoform X1 encodes the protein MAERKFSRGLRKPGMAAQLRESVSQVVRETAVQSKPQRAEPIDYEAVLAKNRIIFNNDPHRELLLYPPEDVSQSKMARECRTTKSTVPEEILLNEGSYFTQKCAQFYICDWSIVSYKYWAYSGSCLDLPRVEKLSLLSDPKHEIDIEGDADDEIFSPDSIPTVEGYLLKGPEGASEKMFANIATKSFKRRFCILRQDIAGSYFFDICKEDKKRDAALSICLDECEDIVANKRKNKFGFQLRLNNQRSYVFAANSEVELNNWLEKLSMAVQTSKQFGEDRRSLPDPDLALQPSKDPPSYGTLRSLEASLNPQLTKYARETEMSISLARREHRNLLFNLSPIQPYLRSNDSLMQAGSKVKPFEDNFGNRFFARLESINFRLQAPIDGDKGPLGQVEPYFITLALYDLKLNKKISEDFHSDINHPLIKASIQSMQSNSDEPDTVFDIPSDWLAFPKQAIFSVRHCHNEVFLVVRIETILQGSVVSSAEPYVRPNPDLKTGLKVQKSARSYCSRLGRYRMPFAWAARPLFRSSGELDTIGDIPTIYRQEPHRNSDEDLLKTLNDFRRPEKLSRLTVIPGKIRITVDHLKENIPNMLNTSLVPIKPFPLPPVQEPTIEIAEFPSLRVEDAYPYMNYVNHLYVYPRNLKYDTQKTFHRARNIACVVELRDSDAKDAQPLKNIYGQVGQLQMVSQWVCSVSHHITSPCWMDEIKINLPTPLNNKHHLLFTFLHVSCDLSKQRKDRENKELLGPEVVVGYSWLPLMHKGRLRVEQQCLSVAAHLPPGYLSFEPLGLGRGYAGPDIRWVDGQKPIFQVHLELVSTVTARDQHLHNFFLHMAKLNDTRSIASLFPTAAELDAHKPLEEAPKSPAVQDGSRELSKLVKASDFVSKIVKALHAVDVTEVVHHLPVVLNQLMWLMVRINSEELSVNVIKVLIHIVNQLHEVNKASILDSYLEYVFVTPTQSDSANKATVHEEMVKTLCVLLRPSNTDFLVMHKFLRHANFFLKLITRSMAQHILDSGRIKMQRQERFHMDYMRNVESLIETISPHIQVKYKDLPDETRHANLAIAEFIKKCMSLMDRGFAFRLVSIYLNTFRPDDPRALYELKFQFLQSVCFHEHYIPLNFPRASNWAAMQKNMKELDVEFRLCDSFCRSHYLAGLILQEVSSALNEVADIRRIALKCLKDLLAKHELDDRYQNKGRQSRIASLYLPWIFIVLDNWNRLKVLSLESTALPSSAASTIGFSSVASPSVKTGKSLSLPRNIRPPVQTPMSSWKRHTRTGTPLSQTSSPVRSEFNSNRNSSYLAIIAGQGVPCSSSRATLTNGGSVGSLGESDSSSTMSIETSVRESPENEKNITLTIPREPTDPDKADKDKIKTHSRSTSVVISNAPVIRYDKLQPDEVKEVLLCLMYVLKHADEEALISWWHNASQHDLICFFHILELSLRQFKYLGRKRFGLIGDGSSSKSSTLPPRVPPPVFGSRPSTCYEPDSASCSDGDSTYRSLLESNLTIEVGLIVLDAVGLFCLHFKEALLSEDGDNPLMRKVLDIYLSFLQIGQSESLAKHVFAALRAFINSFPLALYQGNAWLCGRLCCELLRCCASKLLMVRQEACAVLYLLMRSNFEFSGQKALTRVHLQVIISVSQLLGEIGGLNSSRFGESLNVINGFANNDKAMQSTVFPGEVRDLTKRAQTVLRATLQMRQQAQDPELLIDLQHSLANSYSATPELRKTWLETMAHHHTRLGNWSEVAQCRIHVAALITEYLYRRELRQVGCQTFSSLSPNIVQDESNLRLDTGIHDTQYDEAMLLEQLEECSRAVEKAERYEMQLEIYRLILPTYEKQRDYVALSECFSVLSQACSRATEVNRTGKRLLGTYYRVALYGKARFGDEACTENIYKEPKVTSLSEIAERLNKMYCAKFGAERVKLAMDSNPIEEKDMDPQMAYVQITHVLPYFEENDLADRVTEYERNHNINRFMYEIPFTTDGRVRGSPEDQCKKRIILTTQYCFPYIKKRLRVIQRESYDLSPIEVALDEMRARVKDVAEAVRTVPTDLKKLQLRLQGSISVQVNAGPLAYASAFLVRNINNYPEEQVQQLQELYRDFVHICGAALELNGKLILPDQREYHEALRASFRELVSSLGDILDDPSLYRDWDGLSSSNPFIKRNSVLVFSTGGNSTDA
- the LOC130691827 gene encoding dedicator of cytokinesis protein 9-like isoform X3, which translates into the protein MAERKFSRGLRKPGMAAQLRESVSQVVRETAVQSKPQRAEPIDYEAVLAKNRIIFNNDPHRELLLYPPEDVSQSKMARECRTTKSTVPEEILLNEGSYFTQKCAQFYICDWSIVSYKYWAYSGSCLDLPRVEKLSLLSDPKHEIDIEGDADDEIFSPDSIPTVEGYLLKGPEGASEKMFANIATKSFKRRFCILRQDIAGSYFFDICKEDKKRDAALSICLDECEDIVANKRKNKFGFQLRLNNQRSYVFAANSEVELNNWLEKLSMAVQTSKQFGEDRRSLPDPDLALQPSKDPPSYGTLRSLEASLNPQLTKYARETEMSISLARREHRNLLFNLSPIQPYLRSNDSLMQAGSKVKPFEDNFGNRFFARLESINFRLQAPIDGDKGPLGQVEPYFITLALYDLKLNKKISEDFHSDINHPLIKASIQSMQSNSDEPDTVFDIPSDWLAFPKQAIFSVRHCHNEVFLVVRIETILQGSVVSSAEPYVRPNPDLKTGLKVQKSARSYCSRLGRYRMPFAWAARPLFRSSGELDTIGDIPTIYRQEPHRNSDEDLLKTLNDFRRPEKLSRLTVIPGKIRITVDHLKENIPNMLNTSLVPIKPFPLPPVQEPTIEIAEFPSLRVEDAYPYMNYVNHLYVYPRNLKYDTQKTFHRARNIACVVELRDSDAKDAQPLKNIYGQVGQLQMVSQWVCSVSHHITSPCWMDEIKINLPTPLNNKHHLLFTFLHVSCDLSKQRKDRENKELLGPEVVVGYSWLPLMHKGRLRVEQQCLSVAAHLPPGYLSFEPLGLGRGYAGPDIRWVDGQKPIFQVHLELVSTVTARDQHLHNFFLHMAKLNDTRSIASLFPTAAELDAHKPLEEAPKSPAVQDGSRELSKLVKALHAVDVTEVVHHLPVVLNQLMWLMVRINSEELSVNVIKVLIHIVNQLHEVNKASILDSYLEYVFVTPTQSDSANKATVHEEMVKTLCVLLRPSNTDFLVMHKFLRHANFFLKLITRSMAQHILDSGRIKMQRQERFHMDYMRNVESLIETISPHIQVKYKDLPDETRHANLAIAEFIKKCMSLMDRGFAFRLVSIYLNTFRPDDPRALYELKFQFLQSVCFHEHYIPLNFPRASNWAAMQKNMKELDVEFRLCDSFCRSHYLAGLILQEVSSALNEVADIRRIALKCLKDLLAKHELDDRYQNKGRQSRIASLYLPWIFIVLDNWNRLKVLSLESTALPSSAASTIGFSSVASPSVKTGKSLSLPRNIRPPVQTPMSSWKRHTRTGTPLSQTSSPVRSEFNSNRNSSYLAIIAGQGVPCSSSRATLTNGGSVGSLGESDSSSTMSIETSVRESPENEKNITLTIPREPTDPDKADKDKIKTHSRSTSVVISNAPVIRYDKLQPDEVKEVLLCLMYVLKHADEEALISWWHNASQHDLICFFHILELSLRQFKYLGRKRFGLIGDGSSSKSSTLPPRVPPPVFGSRPSTCYEPDSASCSDGDSTYRSLLESNLTIEVGLIVLDAVGLFCLHFKEALLSEDGDNPLMRKVLDIYLSFLQIGQSESLAKHVFAALRAFINSFPLALYQGNAWLCGRLCCELLRCCASKLLMVRQEACAVLYLLMRSNFEFSGQKALTRVHLQVIISVSQLLGEIGGLNSSRFGESLNVINGFANNDKAMQSTVFPGEVRDLTKRAQTVLRATLQMRQQAQDPELLIDLQHSLANSYSATPELRKTWLETMAHHHTRLGNWSEVAQCRIHVAALITEYLYRRELRQVGCQTFSSLSPNIVQDESNLRLDTGIHDTQYDEAMLLEQLEECSRAVEKAERYEMQLEIYRLILPTYEKQRDYVALSECFSVLSQACSRATEVNRTGKRLLGTYYRVALYGKARFGDEACTENIYKEPKVTSLSEIAERLNKMYCAKFGAERVKLAMDSNPIEEKDMDPQMAYVQITHVLPYFEENDLADRVTEYERNHNINRFMYEIPFTTDGRVRGSPEDQCKKRIILTTQYCFPYIKKRLRVIQRESYDLSPIEVALDEMRARVKDVAEAVRTVPTDLKKLQLRLQGSISVQVNAGPLAYASAFLVRNINNYPEEQVQQLQELYRDFVHICGAALELNGKLILPDQREYHEALRASFRELVSSLGDILDDPSLYRDWDGLSSSNPFIKRNSVLVFSTGGNSTDA
- the LOC130691827 gene encoding dedicator of cytokinesis protein 9-like isoform X4 is translated as MAERKFSRGLRKPGMAAQLRESVSQVVRETAVQSKPQRAEPIDYEAVLAKNRIIFNNDPHRELLLYPPEDVSQSKMARECRTTKSTVPEEILLNEGSYFTQKCAQFYICDWSIVSYKYWAYSGSCLDLPRVEKLSLLSDPKHEIDIEGDADDEIFSPDSIPTVEGYLLKGPEGASEKMFANIATKSFKRRFCILRQDIAGSYFFDICKEDKKRDAALSICLDECEDIVANKRKNKFGFQLRLNNQRSYVFAANSEVELNNWLEKLSMAVQTSKQFGEDRRSLPDPDLALQPSKDPPSYGTLRSLEASLNPQLTKYARETEMSISLARREHRNLLFNLSPIQPYLRSNDSLMQAGSKVKPFEDNFGNRFFARLESINFRLQAPIDGDKGPLGQVEPYFITLALYDLKLNKKISEDFHSDINHPLIKASIQSMQSNSDEPDTVFDIPSDWLAFPKQAIFSVRHCHNEVFLVVRIETILQGSVVSSAEPYVRPNPDLKTGLKVQKSARSYCSRLGRYRMPFAWAARPLFRSSGELDTIGDIPTIYRQEPHRNSDEDLLKTLNDFRRPEKLSRLTVIPGKIRITVDHLKENIPNMLNTSLVPIKPFPLPPVQEPTIEIAEFPSLRVEDAYPYMNYVNHLYVYPRNLKYDTQKTFHRARNIACVVELRDSDAKDAQPLKNIYGQVGQLQMVSQWVCSVSHHITSPCWMDEIKINLPTPLNNKHHLLFTFLHVSCDLSKQRKDRENKELLGPEVVVGYSWLPLMHKGRLRVEQQCLSVAAHLPPGYLSFEPLGLGRGYAGPDIRWVDGQKPIFQVHLELVSTVTARDQHLHNFFLHMAKLNDTRSIASLFPTAAELDAHKPLEAPKSPAVQDGSRELSKLVKALHAVDVTEVVHHLPVVLNQLMWLMVRINSEELSVNVIKVLIHIVNQLHEVNKASILDSYLEYVFVTPTQSDSANKATVHEEMVKTLCVLLRPSNTDFLVMHKFLRHANFFLKLITRSMAQHILDSGRIKMQRQERFHMDYMRNVESLIETISPHIQVKYKDLPDETRHANLAIAEFIKKCMSLMDRGFAFRLVSIYLNTFRPDDPRALYELKFQFLQSVCFHEHYIPLNFPRASNWAAMQKNMKELDVEFRLCDSFCRSHYLAGLILQEVSSALNEVADIRRIALKCLKDLLAKHELDDRYQNKGRQSRIASLYLPWIFIVLDNWNRLKVLSLESTALPSSAASTIGFSSVASPSVKTGKSLSLPRNIRPPVQTPMSSWKRHTRTGTPLSQTSSPVRSEFNSNRNSSYLAIIAGQGVPCSSSRATLTNGGSVGSLGESDSSSTMSIETSVRESPENEKNITLTIPREPTDPDKADKDKIKTHSRSTSVVISNAPVIRYDKLQPDEVKEVLLCLMYVLKHADEEALISWWHNASQHDLICFFHILELSLRQFKYLGRKRFGLIGDGSSSKSSTLPPRVPPPVFGSRPSTCYEPDSASCSDGDSTYRSLLESNLTIEVGLIVLDAVGLFCLHFKEALLSEDGDNPLMRKVLDIYLSFLQIGQSESLAKHVFAALRAFINSFPLALYQGNAWLCGRLCCELLRCCASKLLMVRQEACAVLYLLMRSNFEFSGQKALTRVHLQVIISVSQLLGEIGGLNSSRFGESLNVINGFANNDKAMQSTVFPGEVRDLTKRAQTVLRATLQMRQQAQDPELLIDLQHSLANSYSATPELRKTWLETMAHHHTRLGNWSEVAQCRIHVAALITEYLYRRELRQVGCQTFSSLSPNIVQDESNLRLDTGIHDTQYDEAMLLEQLEECSRAVEKAERYEMQLEIYRLILPTYEKQRDYVALSECFSVLSQACSRATEVNRTGKRLLGTYYRVALYGKARFGDEACTENIYKEPKVTSLSEIAERLNKMYCAKFGAERVKLAMDSNPIEEKDMDPQMAYVQITHVLPYFEENDLADRVTEYERNHNINRFMYEIPFTTDGRVRGSPEDQCKKRIILTTQYCFPYIKKRLRVIQRESYDLSPIEVALDEMRARVKDVAEAVRTVPTDLKKLQLRLQGSISVQVNAGPLAYASAFLVRNINNYPEEQVQQLQELYRDFVHICGAALELNGKLILPDQREYHEALRASFRELVSSLGDILDDPSLYRDWDGLSSSNPFIKRNSVLVFSTGGNSTDA